The Pseudomonas nunensis genome includes the window AATGACGGCGTGAATGCAGGCCGGCGTCGCTTCTTGGTAGCAGCCACATCCGTGGTGGGTGCTGCAGGAGCGGTGGGGGCTGCGGTCCCGTTCGTGGGGTCATGGTTTCCCAGTGCCAAGGCGAAAGCCGCAGGTGCACCGGTGAAAGTGAATGTCAGCAAAATCGAGCCAGGCCAGCAGATGATTGCTGAGTGGCGCGGTCAGCCAGTATTCATTGTCCGCCGAACCGCGGAAATCCTGGGGAATCTGAAGAAGATCGAGGGCCAGTTGTCTGACCCGACCTCCAAGAACTCGACACAACCGACCTACGTTGATCCAGAAACGCGTTCGATCAAGCCAGAGGTCCTGCTGCTGATCGGTATCTGCACACACCTGGGTTGCTCGCCGACCTTCCGCCCTGAAGTGGCGCCTGCTGATCTGGGCAAAGACTGGGTAGGTGGTTATTTCTGCCCTTGCCACGGTTCCCACTACGATCTGGCTGGCCGCGTCTACAAGTCGCAACCTGCGCCTTTGAACCTGCCAGTTCCCCCGCATTCCTATGAGACCGATGAGATTATTGTCATTGGCGTCGATACGGAGAAAGCGTGATGAGCAAGTTCATGGATTGGGTTGATGCGCGCTTTCCCGCGACCAAAATGTGGGAAGACCATCTCAGCAAGTACTACGCCCCGAAGAACTTCAACTTCTTCTATTTCTTTGGTTCCCTCGCACTGCTCGTTCTGGTCAACCAGATCGTTACCGGTGTCTGGCTGACCATGAGCTACACCCCGTCGGCGGAAGAAGCGTTTGCCTCCGTCGAATACATCATGCGCGACGTCGAGTACGGCTCGATCCTGCGTCTGCTGCACTCCACCGGCGCTTCGGCGTTCTTCATCGTGGTCTATCTGCACATGTTCCGTGGCTTGCTCTACGGTTCGTACCAGAAGCCGCGTGAGCTGGTGTGGGTCTTCGGCATGCTGATCTACCTGGCGCTGATGGCTGAAGCCTTCATGGGTTACCTGCTGCCGTGGGGCCAGATGTCCTACTGGGGTGCCCAGGTGATCATCTCGCTGTTCGGTGCGATCCCGGTCATCGGCAACGACCTGACCCAGTGGATTCGTGGTGACTACCTGATTTCCGGTATTACCCTGAACCGCTTCTTCGCCTTGCACGTTGTGGCGCTGCCAATCGTGATCCTCGGCCTGGTGGTGTTGCACGTCCT containing:
- the petA gene encoding ubiquinol-cytochrome c reductase iron-sulfur subunit, translated to MSNDGVNAGRRRFLVAATSVVGAAGAVGAAVPFVGSWFPSAKAKAAGAPVKVNVSKIEPGQQMIAEWRGQPVFIVRRTAEILGNLKKIEGQLSDPTSKNSTQPTYVDPETRSIKPEVLLLIGICTHLGCSPTFRPEVAPADLGKDWVGGYFCPCHGSHYDLAGRVYKSQPAPLNLPVPPHSYETDEIIVIGVDTEKA
- a CDS encoding cytochrome b; the protein is MSKFMDWVDARFPATKMWEDHLSKYYAPKNFNFFYFFGSLALLVLVNQIVTGVWLTMSYTPSAEEAFASVEYIMRDVEYGSILRLLHSTGASAFFIVVYLHMFRGLLYGSYQKPRELVWVFGMLIYLALMAEAFMGYLLPWGQMSYWGAQVIISLFGAIPVIGNDLTQWIRGDYLISGITLNRFFALHVVALPIVILGLVVLHVLALHEVGSNNPDGVDIKKHKDENGVPLDGIAFHPYYTVKDIVGVVVFLFIFCSIVFFFPEMGGYFLEKPNFEVANAFKTPEHIAPVWYFTPFYAILRAIPDKLMGVIAMGASIAMLFVLPWLDRSPVKSMRYKGWLSKIWLWVFCICFVILGVLGVLAPTPERTLVSQICTFLYFAYFILMPFYTRLEKTKPVPERVTG